One Moorella sp. E308F DNA segment encodes these proteins:
- a CDS encoding HpcH/HpaI aldolase/citrate lyase family protein — protein sequence MPVMRSVLYVPGNNPRMIAKAPTFPADIITLDLEDSVPPAEKENARKLIRENLKAVGANGSEVYVRINNWETEMTNDDLEAVVYEGLHGVTLAKCGHPDHVKRLDWKLEELERRRGLPIGSIKVSLLLETAKGIINAYESCIASPRVVSAIFGAVDYCKDMRVKLTSEGKEQEYARAHMAVAARAAGVVAIDCPFVAYQDMEAFEKSVLQGRQMGYEGRMLIHPSQVEPANRLYSPDPADVEWARGVVKAFEEEAIAQGKAAISYQGKMVDTPVYLNAKDILNAYEEIQAKDAARKKNA from the coding sequence ATGCCTGTAATGCGCTCTGTCCTTTACGTTCCCGGCAATAACCCCAGGATGATTGCCAAAGCACCCACTTTCCCCGCCGATATAATCACCCTCGACCTGGAAGATTCCGTGCCCCCGGCGGAGAAGGAAAATGCGCGGAAACTTATCCGCGAGAACCTGAAGGCTGTTGGGGCCAACGGGTCGGAGGTATACGTGCGCATCAACAACTGGGAGACCGAGATGACCAACGACGACCTGGAGGCCGTTGTTTATGAGGGACTCCACGGGGTTACCCTGGCCAAGTGCGGGCATCCGGACCACGTCAAGCGCCTGGACTGGAAACTGGAAGAACTGGAACGCCGCCGCGGTCTACCTATAGGGAGCATTAAGGTTTCCCTGCTCCTGGAAACCGCGAAAGGTATTATCAATGCCTATGAATCCTGCATCGCCAGCCCGCGGGTGGTCAGTGCCATCTTCGGTGCCGTGGACTACTGCAAGGATATGCGGGTCAAACTGACCTCGGAAGGCAAAGAGCAGGAATACGCCCGCGCCCATATGGCAGTTGCCGCCCGGGCGGCAGGGGTGGTAGCCATTGACTGTCCGTTTGTTGCCTATCAGGATATGGAAGCATTTGAAAAGAGTGTTCTCCAGGGGCGGCAGATGGGATATGAAGGCCGGATGCTGATCCATCCCAGCCAGGTTGAGCCTGCCAATCGTCTCTACTCCCCGGACCCTGCCGACGTGGAATGGGCCCGCGGCGTCGTAAAAGCCTTTGAAGAAGAAGCCATTGCCCAGGGTAAGGCTGCCATTTCCTACCAGGGCAAGATGGTCGACACGCCTGTTTACCTCAACGCCAAGGATATCTTGAACGCCTACGAAGAGATCCAGGCTAAAGATGCCGCCAGGAAGAAGAACGCTTAA
- a CDS encoding NAD(P)-dependent malic enzyme, with product MNTQERALQLHKEWQGKIEVRGRVQVRDGTDLSLAYTPGVAEPCKEIHKDPKLVDVYTRRWNQVAVVSDGSAVLGLGNIGARAAMPVMEGKSLLFKTFAGVDAFPICIDSQDVDEIVRTVQLLTPTFGGVNLEDIAAPRCFEIERRLKETTDIPIFHDDQHGTAVVVLSGIINACKITKRELGDLKVVINGAGAAGIATAKLLLSVGVKDVILCDSRGIISSKRQDLNAEKQEMLKITNKEDRSGTLADAMVGANCFIGLSVKDAVNQDMVRSMGKDPIIFAMANPVPEIYPDKAREAGAAVVGTGRSDFPNQVNNVLGFPGIFRGALDVKASDINEPMKIAAAHALADLVGDRLSPDFVMPEAFDLRVAPAVAAAVAKAAMESGVAREPKDPEWVKKHTEELIGLAK from the coding sequence GTGAATACCCAGGAAAGAGCCCTGCAGCTGCATAAGGAATGGCAGGGTAAAATCGAAGTACGGGGGCGGGTACAGGTCCGGGATGGGACGGATCTTTCCCTGGCCTATACTCCCGGTGTCGCCGAGCCCTGCAAAGAAATCCATAAAGATCCCAAACTCGTTGACGTCTACACCCGGCGCTGGAACCAGGTTGCCGTAGTATCCGACGGCTCGGCGGTCCTTGGCCTCGGTAACATTGGCGCCCGGGCGGCCATGCCCGTTATGGAAGGGAAAAGCCTGCTTTTTAAAACCTTTGCCGGTGTCGATGCCTTCCCCATCTGCATCGATTCCCAGGATGTAGATGAGATTGTCAGGACAGTCCAGCTCCTGACCCCCACCTTTGGCGGCGTCAACCTGGAGGATATTGCCGCGCCCCGCTGTTTTGAAATCGAGCGACGCCTCAAGGAAACCACTGACATTCCTATCTTCCACGACGACCAGCACGGTACGGCCGTAGTCGTATTGAGCGGGATTATCAACGCCTGTAAGATCACCAAGCGGGAGCTGGGTGATCTCAAGGTAGTGATCAACGGCGCCGGGGCGGCCGGCATTGCCACTGCCAAGCTCCTGCTCAGCGTGGGCGTAAAAGACGTGATCCTCTGCGATTCCCGGGGAATTATCTCCTCAAAGCGCCAGGACCTCAATGCGGAAAAACAGGAAATGCTCAAGATCACGAACAAAGAAGACCGCAGCGGCACCCTGGCCGACGCCATGGTAGGCGCCAACTGCTTTATCGGCCTCTCTGTCAAAGACGCCGTTAATCAGGATATGGTACGCTCCATGGGTAAAGACCCCATTATCTTTGCCATGGCTAACCCCGTTCCGGAAATCTATCCCGATAAGGCGCGGGAAGCCGGCGCCGCCGTTGTGGGCACGGGGCGGAGCGACTTCCCCAACCAGGTCAATAATGTCCTGGGCTTCCCCGGCATCTTCCGCGGTGCCCTTGACGTGAAGGCTTCCGATATCAATGAACCGATGAAGATTGCCGCCGCCCATGCCCTGGCCGACCTGGTGGGCGACAGGCTCTCACCTGATTTCGTCATGCCGGAAGCCTTCGACCTGCGGGTGGCACCGGCGGTGGCAGCGGCCGTAGCCAAGGCCGCCATGGAGAGTGGCGTGGCTCGCGAGCCGAAGGACCCCGAGTGGGTGAAGAAACATACGGAAGAGCTGATCGGCCTGGCGAAATAA
- the panB gene encoding 3-methyl-2-oxobutanoate hydroxymethyltransferase gives MAARTKITLPQLQAMKERGEKITMVTTYDYPSALLADQAGMDMLLVGDSLGMVVLGYQSTVPVTMDEMVHHTRAVMRANPAALVVADLPFLSYQASVTDAVYNAGRLVKEGGADAVKLEGGRAMVPMVRAIVDAGIPVMGHLGLTPQSVVQLGGYRVQGREKDAADRIAADAEALVEAGVFSLVLECVPADLARRITAELPVPTIGIGAGPDCDGQVLVYHDLLGLFDRFQPKFVKRYVNLGEAIVKALADYREEVRQGKFPGEEHSFR, from the coding sequence ATGGCCGCACGCACTAAGATTACCCTGCCCCAGCTCCAGGCCATGAAGGAGCGAGGGGAGAAGATCACCATGGTAACCACTTATGATTATCCTTCAGCTTTGCTGGCCGACCAGGCCGGCATGGACATGCTGCTGGTAGGCGATTCGTTGGGCATGGTGGTCCTGGGCTACCAGAGTACAGTACCCGTAACTATGGATGAGATGGTGCATCATACCCGCGCCGTTATGCGGGCCAATCCTGCAGCCCTGGTGGTGGCCGACCTGCCTTTTCTTTCCTATCAGGCCAGTGTAACGGACGCCGTTTATAATGCCGGCCGCCTGGTCAAAGAGGGTGGGGCCGATGCCGTAAAGCTGGAAGGTGGTCGGGCTATGGTACCCATGGTCCGAGCTATAGTCGATGCCGGCATCCCGGTCATGGGTCATTTGGGGTTAACTCCCCAGTCGGTAGTCCAGCTGGGTGGCTATCGCGTCCAGGGACGGGAGAAAGATGCGGCCGATAGAATTGCCGCCGATGCGGAAGCATTAGTGGAGGCTGGCGTCTTCTCCCTGGTACTGGAATGCGTACCGGCGGACCTGGCCCGGCGGATAACGGCGGAATTACCGGTACCTACCATCGGCATTGGGGCCGGGCCTGATTGTGACGGCCAGGTGCTGGTTTACCATGACCTCCTGGGCCTCTTTGACCGCTTCCAGCCCAAATTTGTCAAGCGTTATGTAAACCTGGGCGAAGCCATTGTCAAGGCCCTTGCCGATTACCGGGAAGAGGTCCGCCAAGGGAAATTCCCCGGTGAAGAACACAGTTTCCGGTAA